From Parambassis ranga chromosome 9, fParRan2.1, whole genome shotgun sequence, the proteins below share one genomic window:
- the tbx1 gene encoding T-box transcription factor TBX1 isoform X3, whose product MKPRGGGLTRYPMRDAFTTSSLSSLNTPGGYHLSPSPGDPYSQHESHFEPCPAAQHNYNYPGSNPGQAAPSDNGTSSNSTSNSKTIVKKNPKVANINVQLEMKALWDEFNQLGTEMIVTKAGRRMFPTFQVKIFGMDPMADYMLLMDFLPVDDKRYRYAFHSSSWLVAGKADPATPGRVHYHPDSPAKGAQWMKQIVSFDKLKLTNNLLDDNGHIILNSMHRYQPRFHVVYVDPRKDSEKYAEENYKTFVFEETRFTAVTAYQNHRITQLKIASNPFAKGFRDCDPEDWPRNHRPGSLPIMSAFARTRNPMSSPPQQNGTEKEDSRREYDRDPSGTPIHADPAHQLMSRVLSPALPVPGGLHAVPLTSSRPSPPHDLRPDPHPLPPDTLHHHPYKYPTTYEHYLGAKTRPSPYPIPSIRGHTYHHHMNPATTNMYSATSGPSNYDYGPR is encoded by the exons ATGAAGCCAAGAGGAGGAGGGCTTACACGGTACCCCATGCGTGATG CCTTCACGACgagcagcctgagcagcctcaACACGCCGGGAGGCTACCACCTCTCTCCGTCCCCCGGGGACCCTTACAGCCAACATGAGTCCCACTTCGAGCCCTGCCCGGCCGCCCAGCACAACTACAACTATCCGGGATCCAACCCAGGCCAGGCCGCGCCGAGCGACAACGGGACGTCTTCTAATTCCACGTCGAACAGCAAAACTATAGTAAAGAAGAACCCGAAAGTGGCCAACATTAACGTCCAGCTGGAAATGAAAGCTTTATGGGACGAATTTAATCAGCTAGGGACGGAGATGATCGTTACTAAGGCTGGCAG gaGAATGTTTCCAACCTTCCAAGTGAAAATATTTGGGATGGATCCCATGGCTGACTATATGCTCCTGATGGATTTCCTGCCTGTGGATGACAAACGTTACAG GTATGCTTTCCACAGCTCGTCCTGGCTGGTGGCAGGTAAAGCAGATCCTGCCACACCGGGCAGGGTCCATTACCACCCGGACTCTCCAGCCAAAGGCGCACAATGGATGAAGCAAATTGTCTCATTCGATAAACTCAAATTAACAAATAACCTCTTGGATGACAACGGACAT ATCATCCTGAACTCCATGCACCGCTACCAGCCCAGGTTCCATGTGGTTTATGTGGACCCCCGTAAAGACAGCGAGAAATACGCGGAGGAGAATTACAAAACCTTTGTTTTTGAGGAAACCCGCTTCACGGCGGTCACAGCGTACCAGAACCACCGG ATCACGCAGCTGAAGATAGCCAGTAATCCCTTTGCAAAGGGCTTCAGGGACTGTGACCCAGAGGACTG GCCCAGGAATCACAGGCCAGGCTCTCTGCCAATAATGAGTGCCTTTGCCAGAACAAGAAACCCAATGTCATCTCCCCCTCAGCAGAATGGCACAGAGAAAG AAGACAGCAGGCGAGAATACGACAGAGACCCCAGTGGCACACCTATACATGCCGACCCAGCTCACCAGCTGATGTCCCGGGTCCTCAGCCCTGCCTTGCCTGTCCCAGGAGGCCTCCATGCTGTCCCGCTCACAAGTAGCCGACCAAGCCCTCCCCATGACCTTCGGCCAGATCCCCATCCTCTACCCCCAGACACCCTGCACCACCACCCCTACAAATACCCCACTACCTATGAACACTATCTGGGAGCCAAGACCAGGCCATCGCCCTACCCTATACCCAGTATCAGAGGACACACGTACCATCACCACATGAACCCTGCCACAACTAACATGTACTCAGCCACCAGTGGCCCCTCTAACTATGACTACGGGCCCAGATAA
- the tbx1 gene encoding T-box transcription factor TBX1 isoform X2, with translation MDDSGPLSPKANAFSIASLISAAEQAGNVAFEKQSTGLDKPDLHNHSSYKMHYSTVTREMEAFTTSSLSSLNTPGGYHLSPSPGDPYSQHESHFEPCPAAQHNYNYPGSNPGQAAPSDNGTSSNSTSNSKTIVKKNPKVANINVQLEMKALWDEFNQLGTEMIVTKAGRRMFPTFQVKIFGMDPMADYMLLMDFLPVDDKRYRYAFHSSSWLVAGKADPATPGRVHYHPDSPAKGAQWMKQIVSFDKLKLTNNLLDDNGHIILNSMHRYQPRFHVVYVDPRKDSEKYAEENYKTFVFEETRFTAVTAYQNHRITQLKIASNPFAKGFRDCDPEDWPRNHRPGSLPIMSAFARTRNPMSSPPQQNGTEKEDSRREYDRDPSGTPIHADPAHQLMSRVLSPALPVPGGLHAVPLTSSRPSPPHDLRPDPHPLPPDTLHHHPYKYPTTYEHYLGAKTRPSPYPIPSIRGHTYHHHMNPATTNMYSATSGPSNYDYGPR, from the exons ATGGACGACAGCGGTCCCCTCTCTCCGAAGGCAAATGCTTTTAGTATTGCCTCTCTGATTTCGGCTGCAGAGCAAGCAGGAAACGTAGCGTTTGAAAAACAGAGCACCGGCCTGGACAAGCCAGACCTGCACAACCACAGTTCCTATAAAATGCATTACAGCACTGTCACCCGGGAAATGGAAG CCTTCACGACgagcagcctgagcagcctcaACACGCCGGGAGGCTACCACCTCTCTCCGTCCCCCGGGGACCCTTACAGCCAACATGAGTCCCACTTCGAGCCCTGCCCGGCCGCCCAGCACAACTACAACTATCCGGGATCCAACCCAGGCCAGGCCGCGCCGAGCGACAACGGGACGTCTTCTAATTCCACGTCGAACAGCAAAACTATAGTAAAGAAGAACCCGAAAGTGGCCAACATTAACGTCCAGCTGGAAATGAAAGCTTTATGGGACGAATTTAATCAGCTAGGGACGGAGATGATCGTTACTAAGGCTGGCAG gaGAATGTTTCCAACCTTCCAAGTGAAAATATTTGGGATGGATCCCATGGCTGACTATATGCTCCTGATGGATTTCCTGCCTGTGGATGACAAACGTTACAG GTATGCTTTCCACAGCTCGTCCTGGCTGGTGGCAGGTAAAGCAGATCCTGCCACACCGGGCAGGGTCCATTACCACCCGGACTCTCCAGCCAAAGGCGCACAATGGATGAAGCAAATTGTCTCATTCGATAAACTCAAATTAACAAATAACCTCTTGGATGACAACGGACAT ATCATCCTGAACTCCATGCACCGCTACCAGCCCAGGTTCCATGTGGTTTATGTGGACCCCCGTAAAGACAGCGAGAAATACGCGGAGGAGAATTACAAAACCTTTGTTTTTGAGGAAACCCGCTTCACGGCGGTCACAGCGTACCAGAACCACCGG ATCACGCAGCTGAAGATAGCCAGTAATCCCTTTGCAAAGGGCTTCAGGGACTGTGACCCAGAGGACTG GCCCAGGAATCACAGGCCAGGCTCTCTGCCAATAATGAGTGCCTTTGCCAGAACAAGAAACCCAATGTCATCTCCCCCTCAGCAGAATGGCACAGAGAAAG AAGACAGCAGGCGAGAATACGACAGAGACCCCAGTGGCACACCTATACATGCCGACCCAGCTCACCAGCTGATGTCCCGGGTCCTCAGCCCTGCCTTGCCTGTCCCAGGAGGCCTCCATGCTGTCCCGCTCACAAGTAGCCGACCAAGCCCTCCCCATGACCTTCGGCCAGATCCCCATCCTCTACCCCCAGACACCCTGCACCACCACCCCTACAAATACCCCACTACCTATGAACACTATCTGGGAGCCAAGACCAGGCCATCGCCCTACCCTATACCCAGTATCAGAGGACACACGTACCATCACCACATGAACCCTGCCACAACTAACATGTACTCAGCCACCAGTGGCCCCTCTAACTATGACTACGGGCCCAGATAA
- the tbx1 gene encoding T-box transcription factor TBX1 isoform X1 codes for MDDSGPLSPKANAFSIASLISAAEQAGNVAFEKQSTGLDKPDLHNHSSYKMHYSTVTREMEAISSPWLTQLSHFCDVAAFTTSSLSSLNTPGGYHLSPSPGDPYSQHESHFEPCPAAQHNYNYPGSNPGQAAPSDNGTSSNSTSNSKTIVKKNPKVANINVQLEMKALWDEFNQLGTEMIVTKAGRRMFPTFQVKIFGMDPMADYMLLMDFLPVDDKRYRYAFHSSSWLVAGKADPATPGRVHYHPDSPAKGAQWMKQIVSFDKLKLTNNLLDDNGHIILNSMHRYQPRFHVVYVDPRKDSEKYAEENYKTFVFEETRFTAVTAYQNHRITQLKIASNPFAKGFRDCDPEDWPRNHRPGSLPIMSAFARTRNPMSSPPQQNGTEKEDSRREYDRDPSGTPIHADPAHQLMSRVLSPALPVPGGLHAVPLTSSRPSPPHDLRPDPHPLPPDTLHHHPYKYPTTYEHYLGAKTRPSPYPIPSIRGHTYHHHMNPATTNMYSATSGPSNYDYGPR; via the exons ATGGACGACAGCGGTCCCCTCTCTCCGAAGGCAAATGCTTTTAGTATTGCCTCTCTGATTTCGGCTGCAGAGCAAGCAGGAAACGTAGCGTTTGAAAAACAGAGCACCGGCCTGGACAAGCCAGACCTGCACAACCACAGTTCCTATAAAATGCATTACAGCACTGTCACCCGGGAAATGGAAG CCATATCCAGTCCGTGGCTGACGCAGCTATCCCATTTTTGCGATGTTGCAGCCTTCACGACgagcagcctgagcagcctcaACACGCCGGGAGGCTACCACCTCTCTCCGTCCCCCGGGGACCCTTACAGCCAACATGAGTCCCACTTCGAGCCCTGCCCGGCCGCCCAGCACAACTACAACTATCCGGGATCCAACCCAGGCCAGGCCGCGCCGAGCGACAACGGGACGTCTTCTAATTCCACGTCGAACAGCAAAACTATAGTAAAGAAGAACCCGAAAGTGGCCAACATTAACGTCCAGCTGGAAATGAAAGCTTTATGGGACGAATTTAATCAGCTAGGGACGGAGATGATCGTTACTAAGGCTGGCAG gaGAATGTTTCCAACCTTCCAAGTGAAAATATTTGGGATGGATCCCATGGCTGACTATATGCTCCTGATGGATTTCCTGCCTGTGGATGACAAACGTTACAG GTATGCTTTCCACAGCTCGTCCTGGCTGGTGGCAGGTAAAGCAGATCCTGCCACACCGGGCAGGGTCCATTACCACCCGGACTCTCCAGCCAAAGGCGCACAATGGATGAAGCAAATTGTCTCATTCGATAAACTCAAATTAACAAATAACCTCTTGGATGACAACGGACAT ATCATCCTGAACTCCATGCACCGCTACCAGCCCAGGTTCCATGTGGTTTATGTGGACCCCCGTAAAGACAGCGAGAAATACGCGGAGGAGAATTACAAAACCTTTGTTTTTGAGGAAACCCGCTTCACGGCGGTCACAGCGTACCAGAACCACCGG ATCACGCAGCTGAAGATAGCCAGTAATCCCTTTGCAAAGGGCTTCAGGGACTGTGACCCAGAGGACTG GCCCAGGAATCACAGGCCAGGCTCTCTGCCAATAATGAGTGCCTTTGCCAGAACAAGAAACCCAATGTCATCTCCCCCTCAGCAGAATGGCACAGAGAAAG AAGACAGCAGGCGAGAATACGACAGAGACCCCAGTGGCACACCTATACATGCCGACCCAGCTCACCAGCTGATGTCCCGGGTCCTCAGCCCTGCCTTGCCTGTCCCAGGAGGCCTCCATGCTGTCCCGCTCACAAGTAGCCGACCAAGCCCTCCCCATGACCTTCGGCCAGATCCCCATCCTCTACCCCCAGACACCCTGCACCACCACCCCTACAAATACCCCACTACCTATGAACACTATCTGGGAGCCAAGACCAGGCCATCGCCCTACCCTATACCCAGTATCAGAGGACACACGTACCATCACCACATGAACCCTGCCACAACTAACATGTACTCAGCCACCAGTGGCCCCTCTAACTATGACTACGGGCCCAGATAA